Proteins from one Deinococcus budaensis genomic window:
- a CDS encoding DUF305 domain-containing protein — MRRGLLLGAALAGGALAQTHSHGGHGGAMTMEAMNAQMMAELRSLRGRAFDVRFSQLMMDHHQMAVEMARASLKSGRDSRVRAAAREVITAQEKELAQMGAWVKTWTGKAYRPTSMTLNVPRSGVDRWFLADMIPHHQGAVEMARLVPARTQNAAVRKLAGQIIRSQSAEINQYRAWLKVVK; from the coding sequence GTGAGGCGGGGCCTGCTGCTGGGGGCAGCGCTCGCGGGTGGGGCGCTGGCCCAGACGCACTCGCATGGGGGCCACGGGGGCGCCATGACGATGGAGGCGATGAACGCGCAGATGATGGCCGAGCTGCGCTCCCTGCGGGGCCGGGCCTTCGACGTGCGCTTCTCGCAGCTCATGATGGACCACCACCAGATGGCGGTGGAGATGGCGCGGGCCTCCCTGAAGTCCGGCCGCGACTCACGGGTTCGGGCCGCCGCCCGCGAGGTCATCACCGCGCAGGAAAAGGAACTCGCGCAGATGGGCGCCTGGGTGAAGACTTGGACAGGCAAGGCCTACCGCCCCACCTCCATGACCCTGAACGTTCCGCGCAGCGGCGTGGACCGTTGGTTCCTGGCCGACATGATTCCTCACCACCAGGGCGCGGTCGAGATGGCGCGGCTGGTCCCGGCCCGCACCCAGAACGCCGCCGTGCGGAAGCTGGCCGGGCAGATCATCCGGAGCCAGTCTGCCGAGATCAACCAGTACCGCGCGTGGCTGAAGGTCGTGAAATGA
- a CDS encoding CopZ family metallochaperone, protein MTTELTISGMSCGHCVKAVEGALKGVPGVQGVQVDLSAGKATVQGEAEQSALIAAVTEEGYGATVAAGQ, encoded by the coding sequence ATGACCACTGAACTGACCATTTCCGGAATGAGCTGCGGGCACTGCGTGAAGGCCGTGGAGGGGGCGCTGAAGGGCGTTCCTGGCGTGCAAGGTGTCCAGGTGGACCTTTCGGCGGGCAAGGCGACCGTGCAGGGCGAGGCCGAGCAGAGCGCCCTGATCGCCGCCGTGACCGAGGAAGGCTACGGCGCGACGGTCGCCGCCGGGCAGTGA
- a CDS encoding VWA domain-containing protein — MTADLPSRVSALCAHLRSAHGFRLGPGETAAALAALEAVNLGRRREVRDALRAVLTASREEGRVFDAAFDTLFRQGEAPAPPQLPPLLPQTQAPLPPPPPAPASQTGDGGPPRPTAAGRAIAGEEDDAAPTPTRPDPEREATGDPDTSAPLLHARRSPNAGAGGGVTTPEDDLTGMLRAAGALVRAVELGRGRRLVPRPVGSRLDARRTLRSAARTAGDPARLRWLGRPQRAPRFLLVLDGSRSMGEHAARLLRFAHALHLRSRRVEVYAFSTDLTRLTPHLRRAVPGAALTLPDLGGAWGGGTRIGDNLLRLAREERSRVTRDTVVLILSDGLDTGEPDTLTRALRDLRARAGLLVWLSPLASLPGYQPVQRAVAAALPLLDAFLPAASLRDLHALPGRLRQQKRPAAGD, encoded by the coding sequence GTGACCGCCGACCTCCCCTCGCGCGTGTCGGCCCTGTGCGCCCACCTGCGCTCGGCGCACGGCTTCCGGCTGGGACCGGGTGAAACGGCAGCGGCCCTCGCCGCGCTGGAGGCAGTGAATCTGGGGCGGCGGCGCGAGGTGCGGGATGCCCTGCGGGCCGTGCTGACCGCCAGCCGGGAGGAGGGACGGGTATTTGACGCGGCCTTCGATACCCTCTTCCGGCAGGGCGAGGCTCCTGCGCCGCCCCAGTTGCCGCCCCTGCTGCCCCAGACGCAGGCCCCGCTGCCGCCCCCACCCCCGGCTCCAGCGAGCCAGACGGGAGACGGAGGGCCGCCCCGACCCACCGCAGCGGGCCGAGCCATCGCGGGCGAGGAAGATGACGCCGCGCCTACCCCCACCCGTCCCGACCCCGAACGCGAGGCAACGGGCGACCCGGACACATCCGCACCCCTGCTTCACGCCCGCCGAAGTCCGAATGCGGGCGCGGGGGGTGGCGTGACCACCCCGGAGGACGACCTCACGGGGATGCTGCGGGCAGCCGGGGCGCTGGTGCGGGCGGTGGAACTGGGGCGCGGGCGGCGGCTCGTTCCGCGTCCGGTCGGCTCCCGGCTCGACGCCCGGCGCACCCTGCGCTCAGCGGCGCGGACGGCGGGCGACCCGGCCCGGCTGCGCTGGCTGGGACGGCCCCAGCGTGCCCCCCGCTTCCTGCTGGTGCTCGACGGCAGCCGCAGCATGGGCGAGCACGCGGCGCGGCTGCTGCGCTTCGCCCACGCCCTGCACCTGCGCTCGCGGCGGGTGGAGGTGTATGCCTTTTCCACCGACCTCACGCGCCTGACCCCGCACCTGCGCCGGGCGGTGCCGGGAGCGGCCCTGACCCTCCCTGACCTCGGTGGGGCGTGGGGCGGCGGCACCCGCATCGGGGACAACCTGTTGCGGCTGGCGCGGGAGGAGCGGAGCCGGGTGACCCGCGACACGGTGGTCCTGATTCTCAGCGACGGACTGGACACGGGCGAACCGGACACGCTGACCCGCGCCCTGCGCGACCTCCGCGCCCGCGCGGGCCTGCTGGTGTGGCTCTCGCCACTGGCCTCCCTGCCCGGCTACCAGCCCGTGCAGCGGGCGGTGGCGGCGGCCCTTCCGCTGCTGGACGCCTTCCTGCCCGCCGCCAGCCTGCGCGACCTCCACGCGCTGCCGGGACGACTGCGGCAGCAGAAACGGCCAGCCGCTGGGGACTGA
- a CDS encoding heavy metal translocating P-type ATPase codes for MDTKTLDLDIGGMTCAACVGRVERGLKKVDGVEEAVVNLATERATVTFDPARTNPAALIRKVEDTGYEARTAELSFPVEGMTCAACVGRVERALGKAEGVLNASVNLATERATVTYLPAATTPAALRDAVRGAGYDVPDEASQAQSRLDADRERKAAEIAALRRDVTFAAAFSIPLFLIAMVPMLYAPLHHWLLGAVGERTLNWVTLALAAPVQFGPGLRFYRTGWAALRHRSPDMNTLVMLGTTAAFGYSLLVTLAPGLFPPGSAHVYYEASAVVITLILLGKLFEAIAKGRSSEAMRTLLALQPNTARVQRGGEVLEVAADDVRLGDLVLVRSGERLPVDGEVVDGRSYVDESMLTGEPVPVEKLPGTKVTGGTVNGNGALTFRATGVGADTALSRIIRLVEGAQASRPPIQGLADKVVAVFVPVVLVIAALTFLAWMLIGGEGALANALVHTVAVLIIACPCAMGLATPVSIMVGSGKAAQMGVLFRTGAALEGLGRAGVIAVDKTGTVTRGAPEVTEAVSGQPSAVSEDELLRLAAAAESSSEHPLARAIERAARDRGLSIPTATDFEAVPGYGLRATVEGRRVEVGAARYMARLGQNGEGLDLGELGTQAGALAARGRTPVFVAVDGVLAGLIAVADPVREGSAEAIRAMQAQGAEVAMITGDTRATAEAVAREVGVTRVLAEVLPEGKADAVAELQAGGRAVAFVGDGINDAPALARADVGVAIGTGTDVAVETADVILMSGDLRGVPNAVALSRATLRNIRVNLFWAFAYNVLLIPVAAGVLSAWGITLSPVLAAAAMGLSSVFVLTNALRLRGFRPPLAPQPPQGTPDLKPVTA; via the coding sequence ATGGACACCAAGACCCTCGACCTCGACATCGGCGGGATGACCTGCGCCGCGTGCGTGGGGCGAGTCGAACGCGGCCTCAAGAAGGTGGACGGCGTGGAGGAGGCGGTCGTGAACCTCGCCACCGAGCGGGCCACCGTGACCTTCGACCCCGCCCGGACGAACCCAGCAGCGCTGATCCGGAAGGTGGAGGACACCGGTTACGAGGCCCGCACCGCCGAACTCTCCTTCCCGGTGGAGGGGATGACCTGCGCGGCCTGCGTGGGCCGGGTCGAGCGGGCGCTGGGCAAGGCGGAGGGGGTGCTGAATGCCTCGGTCAACCTCGCCACCGAACGGGCCACCGTGACGTATCTGCCCGCCGCGACAACCCCCGCCGCCCTGCGGGACGCCGTGCGTGGAGCGGGGTACGACGTGCCCGACGAGGCCTCGCAGGCCCAGTCGCGCCTCGACGCCGACCGCGAGCGCAAGGCCGCTGAGATTGCGGCGCTGCGGCGGGACGTGACCTTTGCGGCGGCCTTCAGCATCCCGCTGTTCCTCATTGCGATGGTGCCCATGTTGTATGCGCCGCTGCACCACTGGTTGCTGGGAGCGGTGGGCGAGCGAACGCTGAACTGGGTCACGCTGGCACTCGCCGCTCCCGTGCAGTTCGGCCCCGGCCTGCGCTTCTACCGCACAGGCTGGGCGGCGCTGCGGCACCGCTCGCCCGACATGAACACCCTCGTCATGCTGGGCACGACCGCCGCCTTCGGGTACTCGCTCCTCGTGACGCTGGCCCCCGGCCTCTTCCCGCCGGGCAGCGCCCACGTCTACTACGAGGCGTCGGCTGTGGTCATCACCCTGATTCTGCTGGGCAAGCTGTTTGAGGCCATCGCCAAGGGAAGGAGCAGCGAGGCGATGCGGACCCTGCTGGCCCTGCAACCCAACACGGCACGGGTGCAGCGCGGCGGGGAGGTGCTGGAGGTCGCGGCGGACGACGTGCGGCTGGGCGACCTCGTGCTGGTGCGCTCGGGCGAGCGGCTGCCGGTAGACGGCGAGGTCGTGGACGGCCGCTCCTACGTGGACGAGTCCATGCTCACGGGCGAGCCTGTTCCGGTGGAGAAGCTGCCCGGCACGAAGGTCACGGGCGGCACGGTGAACGGCAACGGAGCGCTGACCTTCCGGGCAACCGGGGTGGGGGCCGACACCGCCCTCTCGCGCATCATCCGGCTGGTGGAGGGAGCGCAGGCGAGCCGCCCGCCCATCCAGGGGCTCGCGGATAAGGTGGTCGCCGTCTTCGTCCCGGTCGTGCTGGTGATCGCCGCCCTGACCTTCCTGGCCTGGATGCTGATCGGCGGGGAGGGAGCGCTGGCGAACGCGCTGGTGCACACGGTCGCCGTGCTGATCATCGCCTGCCCCTGCGCGATGGGCCTCGCCACTCCGGTGAGTATCATGGTGGGGAGCGGCAAGGCCGCGCAGATGGGCGTGCTGTTCCGTACCGGGGCCGCGCTGGAGGGCCTGGGCCGCGCCGGGGTGATCGCCGTGGACAAGACGGGGACGGTGACGCGGGGGGCGCCGGAGGTCACGGAAGCCGTCAGCGGTCAGCCCTCTGCCGTCAGCGAGGACGAGTTGCTGCGGCTGGCGGCGGCGGCGGAAAGCTCCTCCGAGCATCCACTGGCGCGGGCGATTGAGCGGGCCGCGCGGGACCGGGGCCTGAGCATCCCCACCGCCACCGACTTTGAGGCGGTCCCCGGCTACGGCCTGCGGGCCACCGTGGAGGGCCGCCGGGTGGAGGTCGGCGCGGCGCGGTACATGGCGCGGCTGGGCCAAAACGGGGAGGGGCTGGATCTGGGCGAGTTGGGAACGCAGGCCGGGGCGCTGGCCGCACGGGGCCGCACCCCCGTCTTCGTGGCGGTGGACGGTGTGCTGGCCGGGCTGATCGCCGTGGCTGACCCGGTGCGCGAGGGCAGCGCCGAGGCCATTCGCGCGATGCAGGCGCAGGGCGCCGAGGTCGCCATGATTACTGGGGACACTCGCGCCACCGCCGAGGCCGTCGCCCGCGAGGTCGGCGTGACCCGCGTGCTGGCCGAGGTGCTGCCCGAGGGCAAGGCGGACGCGGTGGCCGAGCTTCAGGCGGGCGGCCGCGCCGTCGCCTTCGTCGGGGACGGCATCAACGACGCTCCGGCCCTGGCACGGGCGGACGTGGGGGTCGCCATCGGCACCGGGACGGACGTGGCCGTGGAAACCGCCGACGTGATCCTGATGTCGGGCGACCTGCGCGGGGTGCCCAACGCGGTCGCACTCTCGCGGGCCACGTTGCGCAATATCCGGGTCAACCTCTTCTGGGCGTTCGCGTACAACGTGCTGCTGATTCCGGTGGCGGCGGGCGTGCTGTCGGCCTGGGGCATCACCCTCTCGCCCGTGCTGGCCGCTGCCGCGATGGGCCTGAGCAGCGTCTTCGTGCTCACCAACGCGCTGCGGTTGCGGGGCTTCCGGCCCCCGCTGGCTCCCCAGCCGCCGCAGGGCACGCCGGACCTTAAACCTGTCACAGCCTGA
- a CDS encoding AAA family ATPase, translating to MTAPPEPPDLRAAFRERGYVAGDALATALRLVVALGKPLLLEGPAGVGKTEAAKTLAAALGTRLIRLQCYEGLDAQSALYEWNYARQLLHLRATEAGGRPVTDADLYGPEFLMQRPLLEAIRQPTPPVLLIDEVDRADDAFEAFMLELLAEWQVTVPELGTLTATARPHVLLTSNRARELSDALRRRCLYLWVDYPSRAEELEIVRARLPGIDAALAGQVTRAVHALRELPLGKPPGVAETLDWAAALVALHRDWLDAEALELTLGAVLKLREDQLLARPVLEKLARP from the coding sequence GTGACCGCGCCCCCCGAACCCCCTGACCTCCGCGCCGCCTTCCGCGAGCGGGGGTACGTGGCGGGGGACGCGCTGGCGACGGCGCTGCGGCTGGTCGTGGCGCTGGGCAAACCGCTCTTGCTGGAAGGTCCGGCGGGCGTCGGCAAAACGGAGGCCGCCAAGACCCTCGCGGCGGCGCTGGGCACCCGCCTGATTCGCCTCCAGTGTTACGAGGGGCTGGACGCTCAATCGGCCCTCTACGAGTGGAACTACGCCCGCCAACTGCTGCACCTGCGGGCGACGGAGGCGGGGGGGCGGCCCGTGACCGACGCCGACCTCTACGGCCCCGAGTTCCTGATGCAGCGGCCTCTGCTCGAGGCGATTCGGCAGCCCACGCCCCCGGTGCTGCTGATCGACGAGGTGGACCGGGCGGACGACGCGTTCGAAGCCTTTATGCTGGAACTGCTCGCCGAGTGGCAGGTCACGGTGCCGGAGCTGGGCACCCTGACGGCCACCGCCCGCCCCCACGTCCTGCTGACGAGCAACCGCGCCCGCGAACTCAGCGACGCGCTGCGGCGGCGGTGCCTCTACCTGTGGGTGGACTACCCCAGCCGCGCCGAGGAACTGGAGATCGTGCGGGCGCGGCTGCCAGGGATTGACGCGGCGCTGGCGGGACAGGTCACGCGGGCCGTCCACGCCCTGCGCGAGCTGCCGCTGGGCAAACCGCCCGGCGTGGCCGAGACGCTGGACTGGGCGGCGGCGCTCGTCGCCCTGCACCGCGACTGGCTCGACGCGGAGGCGCTGGAGCTGACCCTGGGCGCCGTGCTGAAGCTGCGCGAGGACCAACTCCTGGCCCGCCCGGTGCTGGAGAAGCTCGCCCGGCCGTGA
- a CDS encoding four-helix bundle copper-binding protein, whose protein sequence is MTQSLNVQRMQECLDACLACLRACEMCAEACLDEADVTMMAECIRRDRDCADACALTARLLMRASDLHPEACRMCAEACARCAEECERHAGHHEHCRICAEACRRCETLCRQIAA, encoded by the coding sequence ATGACCCAGTCCCTGAACGTGCAACGGATGCAGGAGTGCCTCGATGCCTGCCTCGCCTGCCTGCGGGCCTGCGAGATGTGCGCCGAGGCGTGCCTGGACGAGGCGGACGTGACGATGATGGCCGAGTGCATCCGCCGCGACCGGGACTGCGCCGACGCCTGCGCCCTGACCGCCCGGCTGCTGATGCGGGCGAGCGACCTGCACCCGGAGGCCTGCCGGATGTGCGCCGAGGCCTGCGCCCGCTGCGCCGAGGAATGCGAGCGGCACGCCGGGCACCACGAGCACTGCCGTATCTGCGCCGAGGCCTGCCGCCGCTGCGAAACGCTGTGCCGTCAGATAGCGGCCTGA
- a CDS encoding M20 family metallopeptidase produces the protein MTTTQDRVESLRDQLVAWRRHLHRNPEVGFHEHDTADYIEAELRQMPGLTVTRPTATSVLAVLKGGKPGRTLLLRADIDALPIEEENTFEFRSQRPGAMHACGHDGHTAILLGVARLLSENPEEVPGEVRMIFQHAEEIGPGGAEELVMETGLMDGVDVVTGLHLNSQLPAGLVVVKPGAFMAAPDTVHITVKGKGGHGAHPEQTVDPIAVGAQVVTNLQHVVSRHVAALDALVVSITYFQSGTTHNVIPDTAVLMGTVRTFDPELRQRAPELIERVVKGVTEAHGAGYDFRYELGYRPLINTDWVAAQLKEIALETVGEEHYQDAQPTMGGEDFSAYLEKAPGAYFNVGSGSDEADSRWPHHHPRFTIDEESLVTGARMLHAAALRLTTPE, from the coding sequence ATGACCACAACCCAGGACCGGGTAGAAAGCCTGCGGGATCAACTCGTCGCGTGGCGGCGGCACCTGCATAGAAATCCCGAGGTCGGCTTTCACGAGCACGACACCGCTGACTACATCGAGGCCGAGCTGCGCCAGATGCCCGGCCTGACGGTGACCCGCCCCACCGCGACGAGCGTGCTGGCGGTCCTGAAGGGCGGGAAGCCAGGGCGCACGCTGCTGCTGCGGGCCGATATCGACGCGCTGCCCATCGAGGAGGAGAACACCTTCGAGTTCCGCTCGCAGCGCCCCGGCGCGATGCACGCCTGCGGGCACGACGGCCACACCGCGATCCTGCTGGGCGTGGCGCGGCTGCTCTCCGAGAATCCGGAAGAGGTGCCCGGCGAGGTCCGCATGATCTTCCAGCACGCCGAGGAGATCGGGCCGGGCGGGGCCGAGGAACTCGTGATGGAGACGGGCCTGATGGACGGCGTGGACGTGGTGACGGGCCTGCACCTCAATTCGCAGCTTCCGGCGGGGCTGGTTGTGGTGAAGCCGGGGGCGTTTATGGCCGCGCCCGACACGGTGCACATCACGGTGAAGGGCAAGGGCGGGCACGGGGCGCACCCCGAGCAGACGGTGGACCCCATCGCGGTCGGCGCCCAGGTCGTGACCAACCTCCAGCATGTGGTGAGCCGCCATGTGGCCGCGCTCGACGCGCTCGTCGTGTCCATCACCTACTTCCAGAGCGGCACCACCCACAACGTCATCCCCGACACGGCAGTCCTGATGGGCACGGTGCGGACCTTTGACCCCGAGCTGCGGCAGCGGGCGCCGGAGCTGATCGAGCGGGTCGTGAAGGGCGTGACGGAGGCGCACGGGGCGGGCTACGACTTCCGCTACGAGCTGGGCTACCGCCCGCTGATCAACACCGACTGGGTGGCCGCGCAGCTCAAGGAGATCGCGCTGGAGACGGTGGGGGAAGAGCACTACCAGGACGCCCAGCCCACGATGGGCGGTGAGGATTTCAGCGCCTACCTCGAAAAGGCGCCCGGCGCGTACTTCAACGTCGGCTCGGGCAGTGACGAGGCCGACAGCCGCTGGCCGCACCACCACCCCCGCTTCACCATCGACGAGGAGAGCCTGGTGACGGGCGCGCGGATGCTGCACGCGGCGGCGCTGCGGCTGACCACGCCGGAGTAA
- a CDS encoding metal-sensitive transcriptional regulator: protein MTQADPAAHCHPENKLCMPEDARRRAARRLSIARGHLESIVRMLDEPDVYCVDVLRQIKAVQGALSGAGEVVLRGHLEAHVATAHERGDTLEMVEELMEALKYR, encoded by the coding sequence ATGACTCAGGCCGACCCCGCCGCCCACTGCCACCCCGAGAACAAGCTGTGCATGCCCGAAGACGCCCGCCGCCGCGCGGCCCGGCGCCTGAGCATTGCGCGGGGGCATCTGGAGTCCATCGTGCGGATGCTCGACGAGCCGGACGTGTACTGCGTGGACGTGCTGCGGCAGATCAAGGCGGTGCAGGGCGCCCTCTCCGGCGCGGGTGAGGTCGTCCTGCGTGGCCACCTCGAAGCCCACGTCGCCACCGCCCACGAGCGCGGGGACACGCTGGAGATGGTCGAGGAGTTGATGGAAGCCCTGAAGTACCGGTAG
- the sufU gene encoding Fe-S cluster assembly sulfur transfer protein SufU — translation MLPEALARQILQDHAAHPRGRGEIAGAPHAALDNPGCGDQVTVWARVEGGVLAGVRFAGRGCVISQASASLMTQALEGRTLEDARALAARFRAVVMGEAAPDPALGDLRALAGVSRLHARRRCALLAWRALDAALAGSGAGAGEGEPGRA, via the coding sequence ATGCTGCCCGAGGCCCTGGCCCGCCAGATTCTGCAAGACCACGCGGCGCACCCGCGCGGCCGGGGCGAGATCGCGGGCGCCCCGCACGCGGCGCTGGACAACCCGGGCTGCGGCGATCAGGTCACGGTCTGGGCGCGGGTGGAGGGCGGCGTGCTGGCCGGGGTGCGCTTCGCCGGGCGCGGCTGCGTGATCAGTCAGGCCAGCGCCAGCCTGATGACCCAGGCGCTGGAGGGCCGGACGCTGGAGGACGCCCGCGCGCTGGCGGCCCGCTTCCGCGCGGTGGTGATGGGCGAGGCCGCGCCCGACCCGGCGCTGGGCGACCTGCGGGCGCTGGCGGGCGTGAGCCGTCTGCACGCCCGGCGCCGCTGCGCGCTGCTGGCCTGGCGGGCGCTGGACGCGGCGCTGGCGGGAAGCGGCGCCGGAGCCGGGGAGGGCGAACCGGGGAGAGCGTGA
- a CDS encoding HD domain-containing phosphohydrolase, giving the protein MLFNLSLLVSCAFLLSLSYHEWPVRRRRAEHVLRVALASGASWLLMMYALRLEGFRLDLRYVPVALVTLRYGPLAGALTLLPALLWRAAEDLHGGLATALSGLSVVALTGALRRRLPVTRPQLRARDLWLAPVPFLGVGLPLLLTPQGRSVAALYYPLGVLLSAAGAVLALGILHSRLRLLSLAHTLRTQARTDDLTGLSNRRQFDEDLAALDPGTQLVLLDLDHFKRINDTHGHAAGDRALEHVAALLRELDPAHLRPYRVGGEEFALLADLGAESRARAQVEALLREVPAAGRGMWAGLTLSAGLATRRPGESAAALFRRADEALYLAKTNGRGRLVVWTPPDGSAARAAELGAGAPGTELAGQGWPGPGLPGSGPIQPRHSVWQALRTTVGLLAERRTLHDEDWTEVLRLAVDAVDGAVGGSLAIREGRGFRICAAEGYGPELMGLTLSEASQQRWYARSPSAWRAGRPRVLRGAELQAASVSSGEVLEDGVVRALEAAGRGGEHEANLCLPVVLGGEVVAHLNLDARGPADAFDDQSTEVAELFARQIAALLDLQERWRELGVLGELHLRVGAGRGGAVSVDEHLSQAAVDLLRARWAVLLRYDPAGDRLLSSGAEIAGGDLGPVELPRGEGLAWAALREGRTLRVDDVQQHPGVYRRAQLGHQAMLVAPLPTHHLEPLGVLVITREAERPFLPADEHLALMLASLAARLLERGAHVQDLRATLEAALNTLGFALEARDFETQGHTERVQAHALAFGQALGLCAERLLGLRQGAALHDIGKLGVPDAVLLKPGRLTPQEREVVEGHVLLGAALTARIPFLHPEAIGVVRSHHERWDGQGYPDGLKGEEIPPLARLFALCDVYDALVSARPYRPALPPAEALALLRAGRGTQFDPHLTDRFVELWQAGAFGSVRHAGTGAPGRRTDEAEAAPR; this is encoded by the coding sequence ATGTTGTTCAACCTGTCCCTGCTGGTGAGCTGCGCCTTTTTGCTGAGCCTGAGCTACCACGAGTGGCCAGTGCGGCGGCGGCGGGCCGAACATGTGCTGCGGGTGGCCCTCGCGTCGGGGGCCAGCTGGCTGCTGATGATGTATGCCCTGCGGCTGGAGGGCTTCCGGCTGGACCTGCGGTACGTGCCGGTGGCGCTGGTCACCCTGCGCTACGGGCCGCTGGCGGGCGCGCTGACCCTGCTGCCCGCCCTGCTGTGGCGCGCGGCCGAGGACCTGCACGGCGGCCTGGCCACGGCGTTGAGCGGCCTGAGCGTGGTGGCGCTGACGGGCGCGCTCCGGCGCCGCTTGCCGGTGACCCGGCCGCAGCTGCGGGCGCGCGATCTGTGGCTGGCGCCGGTGCCGTTTCTGGGGGTGGGGTTGCCGCTGCTGCTGACGCCGCAGGGCCGCAGCGTGGCCGCCCTGTACTACCCGCTGGGCGTGCTGCTCAGCGCGGCGGGGGCGGTGCTCGCGCTGGGCATCTTGCACTCGCGGCTGCGGCTGCTGAGCCTGGCCCACACCCTGCGGACCCAGGCCCGCACCGACGACCTGACCGGCCTGAGCAACCGCCGCCAGTTCGACGAGGACCTCGCGGCCCTGGACCCCGGCACCCAGCTGGTGCTGCTGGACCTCGACCATTTCAAGCGGATCAACGACACGCACGGCCACGCGGCGGGGGACCGCGCCCTGGAGCACGTCGCGGCGCTGCTGCGCGAACTGGACCCGGCGCACCTGCGCCCCTACCGGGTGGGCGGCGAGGAATTCGCGCTGCTGGCCGACCTGGGCGCCGAGAGCCGCGCCCGCGCGCAGGTCGAGGCGCTGCTGCGCGAGGTCCCGGCGGCGGGCCGGGGCATGTGGGCGGGCCTTACCCTCTCGGCGGGGCTGGCGACCCGCCGGCCGGGCGAGAGTGCGGCCGCGCTGTTTCGCCGCGCCGACGAGGCGCTTTACCTCGCCAAGACCAATGGCCGGGGGCGCCTGGTGGTCTGGACCCCGCCGGACGGTTCGGCGGCCCGGGCGGCCGAGCTGGGGGCCGGGGCGCCGGGCACGGAGCTGGCCGGACAGGGGTGGCCGGGGCCGGGGCTGCCGGGCAGCGGGCCGATCCAACCCCGGCACTCGGTGTGGCAGGCGCTGCGGACCACGGTCGGGCTGCTGGCCGAGCGCCGCACCCTGCACGACGAGGACTGGACCGAGGTGCTGCGCCTGGCGGTGGACGCGGTGGACGGGGCCGTGGGCGGCTCGCTGGCCATCCGCGAGGGCCGGGGCTTCCGCATCTGCGCCGCCGAGGGCTACGGCCCGGAGCTGATGGGCCTGACCCTCTCCGAGGCCTCGCAGCAGCGCTGGTATGCCCGGTCTCCCTCGGCGTGGCGCGCGGGCAGGCCCCGGGTGCTGCGCGGGGCCGAGTTGCAGGCCGCCTCCGTTTCCTCCGGGGAGGTGCTGGAAGATGGCGTGGTGCGCGCGCTGGAGGCCGCCGGGCGGGGCGGCGAGCATGAGGCCAACCTCTGCTTGCCGGTGGTGCTGGGCGGCGAGGTCGTCGCGCACCTCAACCTCGACGCGCGCGGCCCCGCCGACGCCTTTGACGACCAGAGCACCGAGGTGGCCGAGCTGTTTGCCCGGCAGATCGCCGCGCTGCTCGACTTGCAGGAGCGCTGGCGTGAACTGGGCGTGCTGGGCGAGCTGCACCTGCGGGTGGGGGCCGGGCGGGGGGGCGCCGTCTCGGTCGACGAGCACCTGTCGCAGGCGGCCGTCGACCTGCTGCGTGCCCGCTGGGCGGTGCTGCTGCGCTACGACCCGGCGGGCGACCGGCTGCTGTCCTCGGGCGCCGAGATCGCGGGAGGCGACCTCGGTCCGGTGGAACTGCCGCGCGGGGAGGGGCTGGCGTGGGCCGCGCTGCGGGAGGGCCGGACGCTGCGGGTGGACGACGTGCAGCAGCACCCCGGGGTCTACCGCCGCGCGCAACTGGGCCATCAGGCGATGCTGGTGGCGCCGCTGCCCACCCACCACCTGGAGCCGCTGGGCGTGCTGGTGATCACCCGGGAGGCCGAGCGGCCCTTCTTGCCTGCCGACGAGCACCTCGCGCTGATGCTCGCCAGTCTGGCGGCGCGGCTGCTGGAACGCGGCGCGCACGTCCAGGACCTGCGCGCCACCCTGGAAGCGGCGCTGAACACGCTGGGCTTTGCGCTGGAGGCCCGCGACTTCGAGACCCAGGGCCACACCGAGCGGGTGCAGGCCCACGCCCTGGCGTTCGGGCAGGCGCTGGGGCTGTGCGCCGAGCGGCTGCTGGGGCTGCGTCAGGGCGCGGCGCTGCACGACATCGGCAAGCTGGGCGTGCCCGACGCCGTGCTGCTCAAGCCCGGCCGCCTGACCCCCCAGGAGCGCGAGGTGGTCGAGGGCCACGTGCTGCTGGGCGCGGCGCTGACCGCCCGCATCCCTTTTTTGCACCCCGAGGCCATCGGCGTGGTCCGCTCGCACCACGAGCGCTGGGACGGCCAGGGCTACCCCGACGGGCTGAAGGGCGAGGAGATTCCGCCCCTGGCGCGGCTCTTTGCCCTGTGTGACGTGTACGACGCCCTGGTGAGTGCGCGGCCCTACCGCCCCGCCCTGCCCCCCGCAGAGGCCCTGGCCCTGCTTCGGGCGGGACGCGGCACCCAGTTCGACCCCCACCTGACCGACCGCTTCGTGGAGCTGTGGCAAGCCGGGGCGTTCGGCTCCGTGCGGCACGCCGGGACCGGCGCGCCGGGCCGCCGCACGGACGAGGCCGAGGCTGCTCCGAGGTAG